CGTTGCGGCACAGCCCAAAATCGCGGTAGTACCCCCGTGGGCGTCCGGTTGACCAGCAGCGGTTGCGGAGACGGCTTGGCGCGCTATTGCGGGGAAGCTGCTGAATTTGACGGTGGATGTCCATCCGCTCCTGCTGAGAATCGGCATTTTCAAATGCTTCTTTCAACTCAGCTCGCTTTGCAGCATACTTCGCAATGAGTCTTGCGCGCTTCTTGTCGCGCTCAACCATGCTTTTCTTCGCCATAAAC
The genomic region above belongs to Synechococcales cyanobacterium T60_A2020_003 and contains:
- the rpsN gene encoding 30S ribosomal protein S14 translates to MAKKSMVERDKKRARLIAKYAAKRAELKEAFENADSQQERMDIHRQIQQLPRNSAPSRLRNRCWSTGRPRGYYRDFGLCRNELRRMAHEGLLPGVVKSSW